Proteins encoded together in one Larus michahellis chromosome 4, bLarMic1.1, whole genome shotgun sequence window:
- the SLC9A5 gene encoding sodium/hydrogen exchanger 5 isoform X5: MQPPAASPGPAAPEGAELLRWQWREVQAPCLVAAWILVASLAKIVFHLSRKVTSVVPESCLLILLGLGLGGIVLAVAKKAEYQLEPNMFFLFLLPPIVLDSGYFMPSRLFFDNIGAILTYAVVGTLWNSFTTGTALWGLHRVGLMDPGVKAGLMDFLLFGSLISAVDPVAVLAVFEEVHVNETLFIIVFGESLLNDAVTVVLYKVFNSFVELGPAHIHATDYVKGVASFFLVSLGGTAVGLLFAFLLALITRFTKRVRIIEPLFVFLLAYVAYLAAEMVSLSSILAVTFCGICCKKYVEANISQKSRTTVKYTMKTLASSSETIIFMFLGISAVDTSKWAWDTALVLGTLFFILLFRAVGVVLQTCVLNRFRLIPLDRIDQVVMSYGGLRGAVAFALVILLDREKVKAKDYFVATTIVVVFFTVIVQGLTIKPLVTWLKVKRSDHHKPTLNEELHEHAFDHILAAVEDIVGHHGYHYWRDKWEQFDKKYLSQLLMRKSAYRLRDEIWDVYYKLNIRDAISFVDQGGHVLSAAKLALPSMPSRTSMSESSVTNLLRESGSGACLDLQVIDTVRSRRDKEDAAMHHVLRGSLYKPRRRYKASYSRHFISPDKQERQDKEIFRQNMKRRLETFKSTKHNVCSSKSKARLKEKGRKKKNISLTSDASNGKTHRNVPWQEAAPVLVMVSSEEEESDSSETEREDDEGIVFIARATDEVLQGKTTPGSLDVCPSPCIIPPSPTLAEKELPWKGDQADLTVYVSSETTKIVPVDMQKAWNQSISSLESIASPPGIESGPQHRRFACPVLEEQPQSASQAMPEQSSCFQFPSHVSKSGRSQSDSSPDGPEQQELQPLMATEEQGRMLPTTEPRWLMFNRASHL, translated from the exons aTGCAGCCCCCggcggcctcccccggccccgccgccccggagGGCGCCGAGCTGCTGCGGTGGCAGTGGCGGGAGGTGCAGGCGCCCTGCCTGGTGGCCGCCTGGATCCTGGTGGCCAGCCTGGCCAAGATCG TTTTCCATCTGTCAAGGAAGGTGACGTCCGTTGTCCCGGAGAgctgcctcctcatcctgctgggcCTGGGCCTGGGGGGCATCGTGTTGGCCGTGGCGAAGAAAGCCGAGTACCAGCTGGAGCCCAACatgttcttcctcttccttctgcccCCCATCGTCCTCGACTCAGGCTACTTCATGCCCAGCCGGCTGTTCTTCGACAACATTGGTGCCATCCTCACCTACGCGGTGGTGGGCACACTCTGGAACTCCTTCACCACCGGCACTGCGCTCTGGGGGCTGCACCGGGTCGGGCTCATGG ATCCAGGTGTCAAAGCTGGGCTGATGGATTTCCTGCTCTTCGGCAGCCTCATCTCGGCTGTGGACCCCGTGGCAGTGCTGGCTGTCTTTGAAGAGGTCCATGTAAATGAGACCCTCTTCATCATCGTGTTTGGCGAGTCCCTCCTGAATGATGCTGTCACCGTG GTGCTGTACAAGGTCTTCAACTCTTTTGTGGAGCTGGGTCCAGCACACATCCATGCCACTGACTACGTGAAGGGGGTAG CCTCCTTCTTCCTGGTCAGCCTTGGGggcacagccgtggggctgctctttGCCTTCCTCCTGGCCCTCATCACGCGGTTCACCAAGCGTGTGCGCATCATTGAGCCGCTCTTCGTCTTCCTCCTGGCTTACGTCGCGTACCTCGCTGCTGAGATGGTCTCGCTCTCCTCCATCCTGGC agTCACCTTCTGTGGGATCTGCTGCAAGAAGTACGTGGAAGCCAACATCTCCCAGAAATCCCGCACAACAGTCAAGTACACCATGAAGACACTGGCCAGCAGTTCAGAGACCATCATCTTCATGTTTCTGGGCATCTCGGCTGTGGACACCTCCAAGTGGGCATGGGACACAGCGCTGGTGCTGGGCACCCTGTTCTTTATCCTGCTGTTCAGAGCTGTGG GTGTTGTCCTCCAGACCTGCGTGCTCAACCGCTTCCGCCTCATCCCCCTGGACAGGATCGACCAGGTGGTCATGTCATATGGCGGCCTCCGTGGAGCAGTGGCCTTTGCCCTGGTCATCCTGCTGGACAGGGAGAAGGTGAAAGCCAAGGACTACTTTGTGGCAACGACCATTGTGGTGGtgttcttcactgtcattgtgcaG GGCCTCACCATCAAACCCCTGGTGACGTGGCTGAAGGTGAAGCGCAGTGACCACCACAAGCCCACGCTGAACGAGGAGCTGCATGAACAC GCCTTTGACCACATCCTGGCAGCGGTGGAAGACATTGTGGGGCACCACGGCTACCATTACTGGCGGGACAA GTGGGAACAGTTCGACAAGAAGTATCTGAGCCAGCTCCTGATGCGGAAATCTGCCTACAGGCTGCGGGATGAGATCTGGGATGTTTACTACAAGCTGAACATCCGTGATGCTATCAGCTTCGTTGACCAG GGTGGCCACGTGCTCTCGGCTGCCAAGCTGGCACTGCCCTCCATGCCCAGCCGCACGTCCATGTCGGAGTCGTCGGTCACAAACCTCCT AAGGGAGAGCGGGAGCGGCGCATGCCTGGACCTACAGGTGATTGACACGGTGCGGAGCCGCCGGGACAAGGAGGACGCTGCCATGCACCATGTGCTGCGAGGGAGCCTCTACAAGCCCCGCCGTCGG TACAAGGCCAGCTACAGCCGTCACTTCATCTCTCCAGATAAACAAGAGCGCCAAGATAAAGAAATCTTCCGGCAGAACATGAAGAGGCGGCTGGAGACCTTCAAGTCCACAAAGCACAACGTCTGCTCCTCCAAGAGCAAGGCTAGGCTGaaggaaaagggcaggaaaaag AAGAACATCTCTCTGACCAGCGACGCATCCAATGGGAAGACGCACAGAAATGTCCCCTGGCAGGAGGCAG CTCCTGTCCTGGTGATGGTCagctcagaggaggaggagagcgatAGCtcggagacagagagagaggacGATGAAGGGATCGTATTCATCGCTCGAGCCACTGATGAGGTCCTGCAGGGAAAGACGACTCCTG GCAGCCTGGATgtctgccccagcccctgcatCATCCCACCATCACCCACCTTGGCAGAGAAGGAACTGCCGTGGAAAGGAGACCAGGCTGATCTGACTGTTTACGTCTCCTCGGAGACCACCAAAATCGTGCCAGTGGATATGCAGAAGGCATGGAACCAAAGTATTTCTTCCCTGGAGAGCATTGCTTCCCCCCCAGGCATCGAGAGCGGACCTCAGCACAGGAGATTCGCCTGCCCTGTGCTGGAGGAGCAACCCCAGTCTGCGAGCCAGGCGATGCCGGAGCAGAGCTCCTGCTTCCAGTTCCCCAGCCATGTCTCTAAGAGTGGGAGGTCGCAGAGCGACAGCAGCCCAGATGGCcctgagcagcaggagctgcagcctttgATGGCCacggaggagcagggcaggatgctGCCCACCACAGAGCCCAGATGGCTGATGTTCAACAGAGCGAGCCACCTCTGA
- the SLC9A5 gene encoding sodium/hydrogen exchanger 5 isoform X1: MQPPAASPGPAAPEGAELLRWQWREVQAPCLVAAWILVASLAKIVFHLSRKVTSVVPESCLLILLGLGLGGIVLAVAKKAEYQLEPNMFFLFLLPPIVLDSGYFMPSRLFFDNIGAILTYAVVGTLWNSFTTGTALWGLHRVGLMADPGVKAGLMDFLLFGSLISAVDPVAVLAVFEEVHVNETLFIIVFGESLLNDAVTVVLYKVFNSFVELGPAHIHATDYVKGPPSSWSALGAQPWGCSLPSSWPSSRGSPSVCASLSRSSSSSWLTSRTSLLRWSRSPPSWRSCRLLLPLCRVTFCGICCKKYVEANISQKSRTTVKYTMKTLASSSETIIFMFLGISAVDTSKWAWDTALVLGTLFFILLFRAVGVVLQTCVLNRFRLIPLDRIDQVVMSYGGLRGAVAFALVILLDREKVKAKDYFVATTIVVVFFTVIVQGLTIKPLVTWLKVKRSDHHKPTLNEELHEHAFDHILAAVEDIVGHHGYHYWRDKWEQFDKKYLSQLLMRKSAYRLRDEIWDVYYKLNIRDAISFVDQGGHVLSAAKLALPSMPSRTSMSESSVTNLLRESGSGACLDLQVIDTVRSRRDKEDAAMHHVLRGSLYKPRRRYKASYSRHFISPDKQERQDKEIFRQNMKRRLETFKSTKHNVCSSKSKARLKEKGRKKKNISLTSDASNGKTHRNVPWQEAAPVLVMVSSEEEESDSSETEREDDEGIVFIARATDEVLQGKTTPGSLDVCPSPCIIPPSPTLAEKELPWKGDQADLTVYVSSETTKIVPVDMQKAWNQSISSLESIASPPGIESGPQHRRFACPVLEEQPQSASQAMPEQSSCFQFPSHVSKSGRSQSDSSPDGPEQQELQPLMATEEQGRMLPTTEPRWLMFNRASHL, translated from the exons aTGCAGCCCCCggcggcctcccccggccccgccgccccggagGGCGCCGAGCTGCTGCGGTGGCAGTGGCGGGAGGTGCAGGCGCCCTGCCTGGTGGCCGCCTGGATCCTGGTGGCCAGCCTGGCCAAGATCG TTTTCCATCTGTCAAGGAAGGTGACGTCCGTTGTCCCGGAGAgctgcctcctcatcctgctgggcCTGGGCCTGGGGGGCATCGTGTTGGCCGTGGCGAAGAAAGCCGAGTACCAGCTGGAGCCCAACatgttcttcctcttccttctgcccCCCATCGTCCTCGACTCAGGCTACTTCATGCCCAGCCGGCTGTTCTTCGACAACATTGGTGCCATCCTCACCTACGCGGTGGTGGGCACACTCTGGAACTCCTTCACCACCGGCACTGCGCTCTGGGGGCTGCACCGGGTCGGGCTCATGG CAGATCCAGGTGTCAAAGCTGGGCTGATGGATTTCCTGCTCTTCGGCAGCCTCATCTCGGCTGTGGACCCCGTGGCAGTGCTGGCTGTCTTTGAAGAGGTCCATGTAAATGAGACCCTCTTCATCATCGTGTTTGGCGAGTCCCTCCTGAATGATGCTGTCACCGTG GTGCTGTACAAGGTCTTCAACTCTTTTGTGGAGCTGGGTCCAGCACACATCCATGCCACTGACTACGTGAAGGGG CCTCCTTCTTCCTGGTCAGCCTTGGGggcacagccgtggggctgctctttGCCTTCCTCCTGGCCCTCATCACGCGGTTCACCAAGCGTGTGCGCATCATTGAGCCGCTCTTCGTCTTCCTCCTGGCTTACGTCGCGTACCTCGCTGCTGAGATGGTCTCGCTCTCCTCCATCCTGGC GGTCATGCCGGCtccttctgcccctctgcagagTCACCTTCTGTGGGATCTGCTGCAAGAAGTACGTGGAAGCCAACATCTCCCAGAAATCCCGCACAACAGTCAAGTACACCATGAAGACACTGGCCAGCAGTTCAGAGACCATCATCTTCATGTTTCTGGGCATCTCGGCTGTGGACACCTCCAAGTGGGCATGGGACACAGCGCTGGTGCTGGGCACCCTGTTCTTTATCCTGCTGTTCAGAGCTGTGG GTGTTGTCCTCCAGACCTGCGTGCTCAACCGCTTCCGCCTCATCCCCCTGGACAGGATCGACCAGGTGGTCATGTCATATGGCGGCCTCCGTGGAGCAGTGGCCTTTGCCCTGGTCATCCTGCTGGACAGGGAGAAGGTGAAAGCCAAGGACTACTTTGTGGCAACGACCATTGTGGTGGtgttcttcactgtcattgtgcaG GGCCTCACCATCAAACCCCTGGTGACGTGGCTGAAGGTGAAGCGCAGTGACCACCACAAGCCCACGCTGAACGAGGAGCTGCATGAACAC GCCTTTGACCACATCCTGGCAGCGGTGGAAGACATTGTGGGGCACCACGGCTACCATTACTGGCGGGACAA GTGGGAACAGTTCGACAAGAAGTATCTGAGCCAGCTCCTGATGCGGAAATCTGCCTACAGGCTGCGGGATGAGATCTGGGATGTTTACTACAAGCTGAACATCCGTGATGCTATCAGCTTCGTTGACCAG GGTGGCCACGTGCTCTCGGCTGCCAAGCTGGCACTGCCCTCCATGCCCAGCCGCACGTCCATGTCGGAGTCGTCGGTCACAAACCTCCT AAGGGAGAGCGGGAGCGGCGCATGCCTGGACCTACAGGTGATTGACACGGTGCGGAGCCGCCGGGACAAGGAGGACGCTGCCATGCACCATGTGCTGCGAGGGAGCCTCTACAAGCCCCGCCGTCGG TACAAGGCCAGCTACAGCCGTCACTTCATCTCTCCAGATAAACAAGAGCGCCAAGATAAAGAAATCTTCCGGCAGAACATGAAGAGGCGGCTGGAGACCTTCAAGTCCACAAAGCACAACGTCTGCTCCTCCAAGAGCAAGGCTAGGCTGaaggaaaagggcaggaaaaag AAGAACATCTCTCTGACCAGCGACGCATCCAATGGGAAGACGCACAGAAATGTCCCCTGGCAGGAGGCAG CTCCTGTCCTGGTGATGGTCagctcagaggaggaggagagcgatAGCtcggagacagagagagaggacGATGAAGGGATCGTATTCATCGCTCGAGCCACTGATGAGGTCCTGCAGGGAAAGACGACTCCTG GCAGCCTGGATgtctgccccagcccctgcatCATCCCACCATCACCCACCTTGGCAGAGAAGGAACTGCCGTGGAAAGGAGACCAGGCTGATCTGACTGTTTACGTCTCCTCGGAGACCACCAAAATCGTGCCAGTGGATATGCAGAAGGCATGGAACCAAAGTATTTCTTCCCTGGAGAGCATTGCTTCCCCCCCAGGCATCGAGAGCGGACCTCAGCACAGGAGATTCGCCTGCCCTGTGCTGGAGGAGCAACCCCAGTCTGCGAGCCAGGCGATGCCGGAGCAGAGCTCCTGCTTCCAGTTCCCCAGCCATGTCTCTAAGAGTGGGAGGTCGCAGAGCGACAGCAGCCCAGATGGCcctgagcagcaggagctgcagcctttgATGGCCacggaggagcagggcaggatgctGCCCACCACAGAGCCCAGATGGCTGATGTTCAACAGAGCGAGCCACCTCTGA
- the SLC9A5 gene encoding sodium/hydrogen exchanger 5 isoform X3 produces MQPPAASPGPAAPEGAELLRWQWREVQAPCLVAAWILVASLAKIVFHLSRKVTSVVPESCLLILLGLGLGGIVLAVAKKAEYQLEPNMFFLFLLPPIVLDSGYFMPSRLFFDNIGAILTYAVVGTLWNSFTTGTALWGLHRVGLMADPGVKAGLMDFLLFGSLISAVDPVAVLAVFEEVHVNETLFIIVFGESLLNDAVTVVLYKVFNSFVELGPAHIHATDYVKGPPSSWSALGAQPWGCSLPSSWPSSRGSPSVCASLSRSSSSSWLTSRTSLLRWSRSPPSWRSCRLLLPLCRVTFCGICCKKYVEANISQKSRTTVKYTMKTLASSSETIIFMFLGISAVDTSKWAWDTALVLGTLFFILLFRAVGVVLQTCVLNRFRLIPLDRIDQVVMSYGGLRGAVAFALVILLDREKVKAKDYFVATTIVVVFFTVIVQGLTIKPLVTWLKVKRSDHHKPTLNEELHEHAFDHILAAVEDIVGHHGYHYWRDKWEQFDKKYLSQLLMRKSAYRLRDEIWDVYYKLNIRDAISFVDQGGHVLSAAKLALPSMPSRTSMSESSVTNLLESGSGACLDLQVIDTVRSRRDKEDAAMHHVLRGSLYKPRRRYKASYSRHFISPDKQERQDKEIFRQNMKRRLETFKSTKHNVCSSKSKARLKEKGRKKKNISLTSDASNGKTHRNVPWQEAAPVLVMVSSEEEESDSSETEREDDEGIVFIARATDEVLQGKTTPGSLDVCPSPCIIPPSPTLAEKELPWKGDQADLTVYVSSETTKIVPVDMQKAWNQSISSLESIASPPGIESGPQHRRFACPVLEEQPQSASQAMPEQSSCFQFPSHVSKSGRSQSDSSPDGPEQQELQPLMATEEQGRMLPTTEPRWLMFNRASHL; encoded by the exons aTGCAGCCCCCggcggcctcccccggccccgccgccccggagGGCGCCGAGCTGCTGCGGTGGCAGTGGCGGGAGGTGCAGGCGCCCTGCCTGGTGGCCGCCTGGATCCTGGTGGCCAGCCTGGCCAAGATCG TTTTCCATCTGTCAAGGAAGGTGACGTCCGTTGTCCCGGAGAgctgcctcctcatcctgctgggcCTGGGCCTGGGGGGCATCGTGTTGGCCGTGGCGAAGAAAGCCGAGTACCAGCTGGAGCCCAACatgttcttcctcttccttctgcccCCCATCGTCCTCGACTCAGGCTACTTCATGCCCAGCCGGCTGTTCTTCGACAACATTGGTGCCATCCTCACCTACGCGGTGGTGGGCACACTCTGGAACTCCTTCACCACCGGCACTGCGCTCTGGGGGCTGCACCGGGTCGGGCTCATGG CAGATCCAGGTGTCAAAGCTGGGCTGATGGATTTCCTGCTCTTCGGCAGCCTCATCTCGGCTGTGGACCCCGTGGCAGTGCTGGCTGTCTTTGAAGAGGTCCATGTAAATGAGACCCTCTTCATCATCGTGTTTGGCGAGTCCCTCCTGAATGATGCTGTCACCGTG GTGCTGTACAAGGTCTTCAACTCTTTTGTGGAGCTGGGTCCAGCACACATCCATGCCACTGACTACGTGAAGGGG CCTCCTTCTTCCTGGTCAGCCTTGGGggcacagccgtggggctgctctttGCCTTCCTCCTGGCCCTCATCACGCGGTTCACCAAGCGTGTGCGCATCATTGAGCCGCTCTTCGTCTTCCTCCTGGCTTACGTCGCGTACCTCGCTGCTGAGATGGTCTCGCTCTCCTCCATCCTGGC GGTCATGCCGGCtccttctgcccctctgcagagTCACCTTCTGTGGGATCTGCTGCAAGAAGTACGTGGAAGCCAACATCTCCCAGAAATCCCGCACAACAGTCAAGTACACCATGAAGACACTGGCCAGCAGTTCAGAGACCATCATCTTCATGTTTCTGGGCATCTCGGCTGTGGACACCTCCAAGTGGGCATGGGACACAGCGCTGGTGCTGGGCACCCTGTTCTTTATCCTGCTGTTCAGAGCTGTGG GTGTTGTCCTCCAGACCTGCGTGCTCAACCGCTTCCGCCTCATCCCCCTGGACAGGATCGACCAGGTGGTCATGTCATATGGCGGCCTCCGTGGAGCAGTGGCCTTTGCCCTGGTCATCCTGCTGGACAGGGAGAAGGTGAAAGCCAAGGACTACTTTGTGGCAACGACCATTGTGGTGGtgttcttcactgtcattgtgcaG GGCCTCACCATCAAACCCCTGGTGACGTGGCTGAAGGTGAAGCGCAGTGACCACCACAAGCCCACGCTGAACGAGGAGCTGCATGAACAC GCCTTTGACCACATCCTGGCAGCGGTGGAAGACATTGTGGGGCACCACGGCTACCATTACTGGCGGGACAA GTGGGAACAGTTCGACAAGAAGTATCTGAGCCAGCTCCTGATGCGGAAATCTGCCTACAGGCTGCGGGATGAGATCTGGGATGTTTACTACAAGCTGAACATCCGTGATGCTATCAGCTTCGTTGACCAG GGTGGCCACGTGCTCTCGGCTGCCAAGCTGGCACTGCCCTCCATGCCCAGCCGCACGTCCATGTCGGAGTCGTCGGTCACAAACCTCCT GGAGAGCGGGAGCGGCGCATGCCTGGACCTACAGGTGATTGACACGGTGCGGAGCCGCCGGGACAAGGAGGACGCTGCCATGCACCATGTGCTGCGAGGGAGCCTCTACAAGCCCCGCCGTCGG TACAAGGCCAGCTACAGCCGTCACTTCATCTCTCCAGATAAACAAGAGCGCCAAGATAAAGAAATCTTCCGGCAGAACATGAAGAGGCGGCTGGAGACCTTCAAGTCCACAAAGCACAACGTCTGCTCCTCCAAGAGCAAGGCTAGGCTGaaggaaaagggcaggaaaaag AAGAACATCTCTCTGACCAGCGACGCATCCAATGGGAAGACGCACAGAAATGTCCCCTGGCAGGAGGCAG CTCCTGTCCTGGTGATGGTCagctcagaggaggaggagagcgatAGCtcggagacagagagagaggacGATGAAGGGATCGTATTCATCGCTCGAGCCACTGATGAGGTCCTGCAGGGAAAGACGACTCCTG GCAGCCTGGATgtctgccccagcccctgcatCATCCCACCATCACCCACCTTGGCAGAGAAGGAACTGCCGTGGAAAGGAGACCAGGCTGATCTGACTGTTTACGTCTCCTCGGAGACCACCAAAATCGTGCCAGTGGATATGCAGAAGGCATGGAACCAAAGTATTTCTTCCCTGGAGAGCATTGCTTCCCCCCCAGGCATCGAGAGCGGACCTCAGCACAGGAGATTCGCCTGCCCTGTGCTGGAGGAGCAACCCCAGTCTGCGAGCCAGGCGATGCCGGAGCAGAGCTCCTGCTTCCAGTTCCCCAGCCATGTCTCTAAGAGTGGGAGGTCGCAGAGCGACAGCAGCCCAGATGGCcctgagcagcaggagctgcagcctttgATGGCCacggaggagcagggcaggatgctGCCCACCACAGAGCCCAGATGGCTGATGTTCAACAGAGCGAGCCACCTCTGA
- the SLC9A5 gene encoding sodium/hydrogen exchanger 5 isoform X4, protein MQPPAASPGPAAPEGAELLRWQWREVQAPCLVAAWILVASLAKIVFHLSRKVTSVVPESCLLILLGLGLGGIVLAVAKKAEYQLEPNMFFLFLLPPIVLDSGYFMPSRLFFDNIGAILTYAVVGTLWNSFTTGTALWGLHRVGLMADPGVKAGLMDFLLFGSLISAVDPVAVLAVFEEVHVNETLFIIVFGESLLNDAVTVVLYKVFNSFVELGPAHIHATDYVKGVASFFLVSLGGTAVGLLFAFLLALITRFTKRVRIIEPLFVFLLAYVAYLAAEMVSLSSILAVTFCGICCKKYVEANISQKSRTTVKYTMKTLASSSETIIFMFLGISAVDTSKWAWDTALVLGTLFFILLFRAVGVVLQTCVLNRFRLIPLDRIDQVVMSYGGLRGAVAFALVILLDREKVKAKDYFVATTIVVVFFTVIVQGLTIKPLVTWLKVKRSDHHKPTLNEELHEHAFDHILAAVEDIVGHHGYHYWRDKWEQFDKKYLSQLLMRKSAYRLRDEIWDVYYKLNIRDAISFVDQGGHVLSAAKLALPSMPSRTSMSESSVTNLLRESGSGACLDLQVIDTVRSRRDKEDAAMHHVLRGSLYKPRRRYKASYSRHFISPDKQERQDKEIFRQNMKRRLETFKSTKHNVCSSKSKARLKEKGRKKKNISLTSDASNGKTHRNVPWQEAAPVLVMVSSEEEESDSSETEREDDEGIVFIARATDEVLQGKTTPGSLDVCPSPCIIPPSPTLAEKELPWKGDQADLTVYVSSETTKIVPVDMQKAWNQSISSLESIASPPGIESGPQHRRFACPVLEEQPQSASQAMPEQSSCFQFPSHVSKSGRSQSDSSPDGPEQQELQPLMATEEQGRMLPTTEPRWLMFNRASHL, encoded by the exons aTGCAGCCCCCggcggcctcccccggccccgccgccccggagGGCGCCGAGCTGCTGCGGTGGCAGTGGCGGGAGGTGCAGGCGCCCTGCCTGGTGGCCGCCTGGATCCTGGTGGCCAGCCTGGCCAAGATCG TTTTCCATCTGTCAAGGAAGGTGACGTCCGTTGTCCCGGAGAgctgcctcctcatcctgctgggcCTGGGCCTGGGGGGCATCGTGTTGGCCGTGGCGAAGAAAGCCGAGTACCAGCTGGAGCCCAACatgttcttcctcttccttctgcccCCCATCGTCCTCGACTCAGGCTACTTCATGCCCAGCCGGCTGTTCTTCGACAACATTGGTGCCATCCTCACCTACGCGGTGGTGGGCACACTCTGGAACTCCTTCACCACCGGCACTGCGCTCTGGGGGCTGCACCGGGTCGGGCTCATGG CAGATCCAGGTGTCAAAGCTGGGCTGATGGATTTCCTGCTCTTCGGCAGCCTCATCTCGGCTGTGGACCCCGTGGCAGTGCTGGCTGTCTTTGAAGAGGTCCATGTAAATGAGACCCTCTTCATCATCGTGTTTGGCGAGTCCCTCCTGAATGATGCTGTCACCGTG GTGCTGTACAAGGTCTTCAACTCTTTTGTGGAGCTGGGTCCAGCACACATCCATGCCACTGACTACGTGAAGGGGGTAG CCTCCTTCTTCCTGGTCAGCCTTGGGggcacagccgtggggctgctctttGCCTTCCTCCTGGCCCTCATCACGCGGTTCACCAAGCGTGTGCGCATCATTGAGCCGCTCTTCGTCTTCCTCCTGGCTTACGTCGCGTACCTCGCTGCTGAGATGGTCTCGCTCTCCTCCATCCTGGC agTCACCTTCTGTGGGATCTGCTGCAAGAAGTACGTGGAAGCCAACATCTCCCAGAAATCCCGCACAACAGTCAAGTACACCATGAAGACACTGGCCAGCAGTTCAGAGACCATCATCTTCATGTTTCTGGGCATCTCGGCTGTGGACACCTCCAAGTGGGCATGGGACACAGCGCTGGTGCTGGGCACCCTGTTCTTTATCCTGCTGTTCAGAGCTGTGG GTGTTGTCCTCCAGACCTGCGTGCTCAACCGCTTCCGCCTCATCCCCCTGGACAGGATCGACCAGGTGGTCATGTCATATGGCGGCCTCCGTGGAGCAGTGGCCTTTGCCCTGGTCATCCTGCTGGACAGGGAGAAGGTGAAAGCCAAGGACTACTTTGTGGCAACGACCATTGTGGTGGtgttcttcactgtcattgtgcaG GGCCTCACCATCAAACCCCTGGTGACGTGGCTGAAGGTGAAGCGCAGTGACCACCACAAGCCCACGCTGAACGAGGAGCTGCATGAACAC GCCTTTGACCACATCCTGGCAGCGGTGGAAGACATTGTGGGGCACCACGGCTACCATTACTGGCGGGACAA GTGGGAACAGTTCGACAAGAAGTATCTGAGCCAGCTCCTGATGCGGAAATCTGCCTACAGGCTGCGGGATGAGATCTGGGATGTTTACTACAAGCTGAACATCCGTGATGCTATCAGCTTCGTTGACCAG GGTGGCCACGTGCTCTCGGCTGCCAAGCTGGCACTGCCCTCCATGCCCAGCCGCACGTCCATGTCGGAGTCGTCGGTCACAAACCTCCT AAGGGAGAGCGGGAGCGGCGCATGCCTGGACCTACAGGTGATTGACACGGTGCGGAGCCGCCGGGACAAGGAGGACGCTGCCATGCACCATGTGCTGCGAGGGAGCCTCTACAAGCCCCGCCGTCGG TACAAGGCCAGCTACAGCCGTCACTTCATCTCTCCAGATAAACAAGAGCGCCAAGATAAAGAAATCTTCCGGCAGAACATGAAGAGGCGGCTGGAGACCTTCAAGTCCACAAAGCACAACGTCTGCTCCTCCAAGAGCAAGGCTAGGCTGaaggaaaagggcaggaaaaag AAGAACATCTCTCTGACCAGCGACGCATCCAATGGGAAGACGCACAGAAATGTCCCCTGGCAGGAGGCAG CTCCTGTCCTGGTGATGGTCagctcagaggaggaggagagcgatAGCtcggagacagagagagaggacGATGAAGGGATCGTATTCATCGCTCGAGCCACTGATGAGGTCCTGCAGGGAAAGACGACTCCTG GCAGCCTGGATgtctgccccagcccctgcatCATCCCACCATCACCCACCTTGGCAGAGAAGGAACTGCCGTGGAAAGGAGACCAGGCTGATCTGACTGTTTACGTCTCCTCGGAGACCACCAAAATCGTGCCAGTGGATATGCAGAAGGCATGGAACCAAAGTATTTCTTCCCTGGAGAGCATTGCTTCCCCCCCAGGCATCGAGAGCGGACCTCAGCACAGGAGATTCGCCTGCCCTGTGCTGGAGGAGCAACCCCAGTCTGCGAGCCAGGCGATGCCGGAGCAGAGCTCCTGCTTCCAGTTCCCCAGCCATGTCTCTAAGAGTGGGAGGTCGCAGAGCGACAGCAGCCCAGATGGCcctgagcagcaggagctgcagcctttgATGGCCacggaggagcagggcaggatgctGCCCACCACAGAGCCCAGATGGCTGATGTTCAACAGAGCGAGCCACCTCTGA